In the Mesoplodon densirostris isolate mMesDen1 chromosome 11, mMesDen1 primary haplotype, whole genome shotgun sequence genome, AGCTCAGTGAGTAGATTTACATACTTTTAGTTGGTATTCTGAAAAGACCTATTATCAAAAATTGCTGTTATTACATTTCACATATTATGGTCTCCTCCACCTTACAATAATAGCCTACTTGTTAGAATATAATTTTCTGCCTTGATTGATGACCAGAGAGCCTCTGCCTGCCTTCTCATAACCCCCAGAATAGTGTTCACGTGTACCAATTCCCCGTACTcagtcacatgaatttttctggttctaaattattttcttaaaattatgatTACTAATTTTTAATAGGTAAAATCATTCACATgatacaaaattcaaaaggacAAACGGGTATATGGTGAAAGCTTTTTCCTAGTCTTGCTTCTCCACAACCTTCCCTAGAGGTACCCACTGGTAACAGTTTCTAACGTCACTTTTGGCTTTAGTGTACTGAGAGATGTCTGCCTAAAATAAGATTTAGTCTTCATTATAGATGTCACTGATAACCAAATACAACCCATTACAGGCTTAGTTTAGATTGGTAGTCCAAACACAAGAAAAACCAGATGTCAGAAggacttctagggcttccctagtggcacagcggttgagagtccgcctgccgatgcaggggacacgggttcgtgccccagtccgggaagatcccacatgccgcggagtggttaggcctgtgagccatggccgctgagcctgcgcttccggagcctgtgctctgcaacgggagaggccacaacagtgagaggcctgcgtaccacaaaaaaaaacccaaaaccaaaaaaaaaaaaaaaaaaaggacttctaGGACAGTAACTATTAGACTGTAATTAGGAAAAAGAGCTGGAAGGGCTGGGCATAAGTACTGACTCACACATAAGATCCTGGTTATATTGTGGTATGGGACTCACTGTAGGGGTGATGTGAAAGGGGTATTATGGCTCTTATACAAGCCAAAAGGGCTGTGACTACTTTAGTGAAGTACCACATTAGCCAAATGATTCTGAATCTCAATGGCTACAGCTTGATGAGATTACAGTTAACAGGTCATTtatgggccttccctggtggtgcagtggttaagaatccacctgccaatgcaggggacatgggttcgagccctggtccaggaagatcccacatgccgtggagcaactatgcccgtgcaccacaactactgagtctgtgctctagagcccacgagccacaactactgagcctgcgtgccacaactaatgaagtccgcgtgcctagagcccgtgctccacaacaagagaagtcaccacaatgagaagcccacacaccccaatcaagagtagcccccgctcgccacaactaaagaaagctcgtgcgcatcaacaaagacccaacacagacaaaaataaataagtaaataaataaaataaattagaaaaaaagcagGTCATTTAGCATATTTGAAAGATGTAATATTATAAACTTGACCTCATAAAGTATAATGTTTAATATCATGACCACTACCACTGCCACCATCATCCTCCTCAAGgcagttaacatttactgagcatttgccatcaccaccatcaccatcatcatcatgacttaacatttactgagccctcactatgtgctaggcaccatATGAAGTGTTGTCAGATAATCATCATGACCAAGTTTATGAGGTAGATACTGTCATTATACCCACTTAATGGGAGGAAACTGAATAATGGAATGGGTTAAGTaatttactcaaggtcacacagttattaAAAGGTGaaaccaagatttgaacccaagcagccTCATACTAACCTGTTACCAGGGGGCATCCATGGAAGagtaatatacatatatgagGACAGCAAGTAAGGACAGCTTCTACAGCCTCATCAGTCAGATTCACACAATATCCCATATGAAtctcctatttaaaaataaagaaagtacaatcaaaagaaaaaataggacaaTAATAACAGTGTGAAAAAGCCTGGGAAATACTGTACTCTgataacaaaaaacccaaatatcTACTTGCAAGAAAAACTCTATAGAAAGGACCAGTGAAAGTCTGTAGTAATTTGGAAGGTATAGCAGCTTTAAGAGTTAAATGCTCAACCACTTTATAAGGCAATTTGGCAGTATCTATTAAAACTGACAGTAAGTATGCCCCAGAACCCAGCAATTCCAACTGCAGATGTCCATAATATAGAGAGAAACTCTTGTACATGTGCGTAAGGAAACAACTTATAAATATGCCAATTGCAATATTTTCTGTAATAGTAAAGAAGTGGAGACTGGGTAAATAAATGGTGGTTCATTAATATATTGTAATAAGATAAAACAGTTACaatgaaaaatatctatttgtaTTAATAGACATAAATCTTAAACATAATGTTAGTTCagacactttagaaaacagtattGTAGCATCTTATAAAGCTAAACATGTACTcaactatatgacccagcaatttcattctaggtatttacccccccaaaatgaaaccatatgtctacacaaagacttgtatgcaaATGTACATAGCAGTATTTATAATAGTCCAAAACTggaacaacctgaatgtccatcaaatgGTGAATGTATGAACAAACTATGTCATATTCCAgactatggaatactactcagcaaaaaaaaggaatgaaatattaacacatgcaacaacatgggtgaatctcaaacacattatgccaagtgaaagaagcaaaagaaaaaagtaaaaaaccaaaagacaatttactgcatgattccattcatataaaagtATAGACAAGGCAAAACTATACTGACAAAATCAGTGGTTGCGTGGGAGAGGGCCACAGCAGGGCACTGACTGCAAATGGATGGGAGAAAACCTCttagggtgatggaaatattctatacttAACTGTGGTCGTGGTTACAAGGCTGTATAACAATTACCAAAAttcatcacactgtacacttaaaataggtgaattttattgtatgtaaattaaacctcaataaagcttgaaaaaattttaaaacataattttgaataaaaaagcaaattgtaaaataacacacacacTATGAAACTATTATGtactatttaaaaacatataaaacaataCAATATCTTAtttatggatatatatacacatacgtaCACATATGCCTAGAGAGAGAGATGAAGTATCCAAATATGGAAGGACAGATACACAGAAGAGTGGTTACCTCTGAAGGAAGAAAGGGGGAATGAATAAGGGGAGGGAGCTTTAGATGTaacatataataattttttaaaaaagaactggaaCAAATGCAGAAAATGTTAAAATTCCAGTGTTTGGTCCACAGGTCTCTGTTATATTACTTTctatactttttcatatatttgaaacATTATCTATCTTTTGTTTAATGTTCTAATTCAGAACCCTTTTGCATTGCTGGTGAGAGGTAAAAGGGTACAGttgctatggaaacagtatggcagtttctcaaacaattatatatagaattagcatatgatctagctatttcacttctagggatatacccaaaagaattgaaagcagggacccaAACAGATATCTctgtacacctatgttcatagcagcagtatttacaatggacaaaaggtggaaacatatcaatggatgaatgggttaaaaaaaatgtgattataatgggcaaattcataaagacagaagaTAGAACAGagattgccagaggctgggggagaagataatggggagttactgtttaaagGGTAAAGagtttcaatttgggatgatgaaaaagttctggagatagttaatggtgatggctgcacaatgatgtgaatgtacttaattccactgaactgtacactaaaaatggttaaaatagcaatttttatgtatatttgccCACATTAAAAGAATTTAACAACTCTGGAAATAAGATTCATGTGGTAATTGATATGTATACTTATGGTAATATCAACTTTTCAGGAGAAAAGAAATACTATGTTGGTGTACATATTATAATTAATCATATCttagaaataaaggaaactttGAATATATTGAAAACTCATAAAAATTGAGGCAGAAAGCATTGTATATTATACATTGGCAAAGGCATCCTATGATATGAATTGGCAAAGGCTACAGACAATGAGATACAACTGAGAACAAGAGATGGAAGGAACAGTGTTCAAGTcaggtttcatttaaaatatattaaggcattaaaagaaagaaaatgttcaacTCTGGCAAATTGGGGTCCTAGCAAAAACTGTGAATTCACAACATAACCTTTATGGGAAACAATTCAGCAATATGAATTTGGGACCATTAGAAAAAGGATTCATACCTATTGATCCACTTGTTTCATTTTGGAGAGTTCATTATAGCAATGGAAGAAAAAAGTGATATGTCCCAACATATGAATATTTCTAGTAGCTAAAAGCTGTAAATAATCTGAATTACCAACATTAGAAAAATGATTAAAGGAAAGTGATACATAACATGGACAGATTTTGTTCTCTGATAtgccagtgcctagaacatagcagatactcaataaatatttgtttaataaatgaataattttatacaGCAAATAAAACTTTTAATCATGAAGACTATAGGAAACTATAAAATGTAATATGAAGTTAAGAATATGATAAGATTTATTAGGTGCTACCATATGTCTGGAACTGCAGTCAAACCTGGGGATAAAATGATGACAAAGTGATGaacaaaatggtccatgctcacTGAGAACTCAGATCAACAGAGATTTCAGAGGCAATCCTGACATTCAACAAACGCTGTAGCATACGTTTGTACTAAATGTCAGTCTTGAGGAGAGGTCCTTAGACTTTGaatcaaatttattttcaaattataaactATTTAGCAACATTGGTAATTTAATTGTCCAGAATTGAACAAATTAAAAGCAACAGATTAAAAGAGGGTATCTAATAAATAGCAGGCATACATGTTACCCAAAAGAGAAGAATCAGTTAAAAAGATGAAGACATTTGTATTTCAGTTTCAGTCAGAAATTGTGGTCAGAAAGATGCTATGAGCCAAAGGTTAAAATATATTCGTTTAAGGAAGGAATTAAGTTCTAACAAATTTCGGAAAGATTTCCATTAAAATGTTTTGGCACTTAACAGAAATAAGCTTTGGTAAactgaaaaagtgaaaaattcaatGACACTACAATGACCAACACATTGGTTACTGGATTTTTTCCTAAGTCTGCTTAGGTTGGTGCTCCTAATTTTATAAAGCTGAAGTAAATATGTAGGTATATTTCCTACCACTGCATAACAACTAATTTCCTGGTGGTTTTATTAGGAAGTGATAAACTAGGTTATCTGTTTGAGAACTTTGTTAAAAATGATGGTGAcgaacacaccactgtaaagcaactatactccaataaagatgttaaaaaagaaatgatggtgaTTATAGGATAATGTAAAAATTGAATAACCTAATGAATATAAGGCAGTAGCATGGAGGCTAgaatgtagtaagtgctcaacaaatgttagtgTTTAAACAGTAAAAATTATGGCAGTTATTGTCCCTACAGTTAGAATGCAATTTGGAATTTGGAacttcatattttaaagaaaggaatttcttaattaaaagatttgtaaaaatatatatgctattttatgtacacacatacacatacacacataaatacaagCAGGatgcaaatatataaatatcaccAAAAGAACTATTTGAGCATTAAATCAAGCAGAAATATTTTGGCAAAAACATGGCACCACCATTCTATTATAATAGTGATTACTaacttttataattaatttatagcCAGCTTACTTCCAAAAAGGATTTGATGTGACTTATTGTTGAAAAGCACAGCTATATTAATtatgagtgggcttccctggtggcacagtggttgagagtccgtctgccgatgcaggggacacgggttcgtgccccggtccgggaggatcccacatgccgcagagcggctgggcccgtgagccatggccgctgagcctgcgcgtccggagcctgtgctccgcaatgggaggggccgcagcggtgggagggcccacgtatggcaaaaaaaaaaaaaaaaaaaaaaaatatatatatatatatatatatatataattatgagtaaaaacaaaataaaacactgtaaactgaaaaaggaaaaaaaacaaaatcttggGACAAAAGGCTTCTTAATTTTAGAAATAGGTTACAGGTATCACATCAGTCATTGAATACAAAGGCTGAACACTAATTTATGATCTTTTTAAACAGCCGCACAATGTGGCTTCTGGAGAGGAAAAACCTTTTCTCTATCCTCTTATGTTTGTCTTTGGAAGCCTTCGGATTAAACTGACAGTAAGATTAGCAAGGGAAAAGATGAAGTTTATTCACAAGTTCACAAAGAAAGTGGCTCAAAGAAATGGCTAGAATTTAGAGTTTATATACCATCTTaataggagaaggggagggggagaaaggacACTCAGAAAAACAGGTGACTTTTTAGGGAAGACAAAATGACCTTTAGGAGAATAGATGGACTTAACAATAATCTTGACGtgacaatatttatttaatgcaaTTTGTCATCTGACTTCCCCACGTATAGGAAGCCTACCTTAAAGGGGGTTTGAGGCAGTTGAATTCTTTTGGAAGGGTCTGCTTTTAGGCAGATGGGGGAAGGTGGGGTTTAagacaaagtctttttttttttttttaacccttgtTTCTCAGACATCTTCagatcaaaataatttttatgccaCAGTGGTATAGTCTGGATCCCTTCATGGATTCAGAAAAAGATGATGGCAAGAGAATAAATACGATgtcaagaaaaataaactggCAAGAGAATAAGTATTCCTGGTAAAAATATCAGTCAGACATGAAAATTCTAAAGAATGTCGTTTTACATTGataaattttcagtattttcatccATAATAAGACTATCTTTAAATGTATTAGAAGCTAAAATTTCTGGAGAATAAGGACTTTTATTGGAAGTAAAATGGGTTTTATTATAAAGTATACTTTATCTCCTAACTTTAACCAGTTTTTCTTCACTCTGGGAATACAGAGgtggaggcaaaaaaaaaaaaaaaaaaagtccatggaAATACCTAATGAGAATAAGGCACTGGTTGTCTTCTAggtttaaaaaggaatttctgaGGATAATGTGAATTCAGATAATCATCATctttacagatattttaaaattacctcTAATATCTTGGCACAAGGTCCACTAACAAGCGCAACCACACCACTGTCAGATACCtgagcaaaggaaaaaaggaacataGCACGTAAATGGAGATGATGGAAGCaaacttttataaaaattattaattatttagaTATAGTTTTATTTCCTCCCGTTTGGCAAACGTGTCTTAGCCACACATACCTTCCACCCTTACTGAAAATAATTGGGGGGGGGTGCCAAATTATACTGTAATTATTTAACTACCAAAGCATGAAGCCAACAATTttagtggacttccctggtggcgcggtggttaagaatccgcctgccaatgcaggggacacgggttcgagccctggtctgggaagatcccacatgttgtggagcaactaagcccttgcgccacaactactgagcctgcgctctagagcccgcaagccacaactactgaagcccacacaccacaactagtgaagcccgcacaccttagagcctgtgatccacaacaagagaagccaccgcaataagaagcccgtgcactgcaacgaagagtagcccctactctccgcaactagagaaagcccgctcgcagcaacgaagacccaacatagccaaaaataaataaatacatacataaataaacaaataaataaaaaattttttagcaacaacaaaaagaattaggTTGAGTTATGGAAATACTCTGGGCAAATACATACAGTCTCTACCTTTCAAGTCTGTATTTCATTTACCTGAGTAGATGAAAAATCAACACACTGCAAAAATGGGCAGTTTTCTCCTAACGCCTGCAAGGACACATCAGTAATACCTAAGCAGCCACCTAAATCAATGATCTTTAGCAGCCGGCAATTGAGTGCAAGAGCAAGGACTCCTTCATCAGTGAGATTGCagcatcttttcaaagaagcttcGTGCAGGTAAGAACAAGATGAAGCCACAGCTTTTATTCCTGAGGGAAAACATAATTCTGTATCAATGAgctatatatgtttatatatgagAAATGTGACTGATTTTCATTTCAGCAATCACCAGTACTGATATATCCAATTGCATGTTAGCCTTTTTCAAAGTAGTGCATGTGGGGATATACTTTATTTCCAGTGATGTTGTCATTATTTAAAACTCTTTTGGAATGTTTCAAGAATTCTCTACATAATCTGTAGTATATTCTTCAGAATATCTGCAATTAATGACAAGACTTTTTTGTTTATGATTAGACTTGCTTTTAGGAAATAGCCAAAAGTCATTCAGAACCAAAATAGGTAATTAAATAGTAGATGATACTTCTTTttgttaaaagttttaaataaagttaattttctcGTGGACTCTGAAAAGAAATCACAAGTTAAATGGCCCAAATGTCTTAAGTAATAGTTTTCATGCTTATCCTTAGGAATCATACCTGTATCTCTgtgttctctcttccctctttgatTCTGCCCTTTGCTACCAACATGCTCCTTCTTTGTTAGCCTGGACCAATCTTACATTTTATTAAGGGTCAAGAAAACAGAAGCCCTTAAATCCAATTCAACTGATGTAAAAGCACTTTAGTGACAGGTACGTGAATAATGTGCCACATAAATAGAAACGTACTTCAGGAATCCTGGGCCCTTCAGTCATGGACAAATATTATAGCCCTGTTAAAAGACACTTTCATGGGCAAAATACACAAAAGGGAAGATGGTAAATTCGTGTGTaggtcatttttattgttttccataTCTTAAGAAAGAACTCTTATTTTATTCATCAGTGTCCAGCATGAAAGTTCTTTTTAGTGAATCAATATTtgtgtaaacattttaaaacttatgcTTCTTTGCAGTATTATGAATATCCTAACTTGCTAACCGAGCTGATTGTAAAATAGAGCCAACTACCCACAAGATTTTTCAGAAACCTAGGTAGCCAAGTAACTCTTTCTTTCTTATactgaagaaaaagataaaaatcctctattgaaaaaaaatggtaaaaatccaTTAATTCATGTAACAGTCACACTGAAAAATGCAGTTTGTCTGGCTATAAAAAACTGTAActggagaggcccatgtaccgcaaaacaaacaaacaaacaaaaaactgtaacTGGACAAGGCCGGTACCAAGTTCAGCTGCTTGCTGCTCGAAAGGCCAATACTCCAGAGACAAGTGTTGGTGGAAAAGGAAAAGTTTGCTGTATTCAGGAGGCCAGCAACCTGGGAAGCTGGTGGACTACTGTCCTAAGACCATCTCCAAGTTGCCGGACGGGAGACAAAGATTTTATAggcagtgtgagggagggagCTTCAGGGTACATGAGCAGTTTGTACACAATTTTCAGattggttggcatcaaggtgaagtttcaagCAACACCAATcttctggtttcaaccagtctggggtctacgtgctgatggtcagcagttttcatcttGTGGGGGTATGCTTCctgtaaaaacaacttaggaGTGTGTGTTAGACCTTTatatctttcagggaactgggagcTTGGTGATTTTGCTATATGACTGGCTTATAGTATAAACTGTTCCCATCTTCCAGGCCCATGTCCTTGAAATTGGTATCTGGAATGAAGTTGGTATCTGATTAGTTGGTATCTGGAATTAAGGATTAGTTCTTTCCTAGTCAATCAGTCATTGTCTAATATAGTTTTATGTCAGCAGAAGTGGAAAATATATGATTAGTTTTGTGCTGTTCAAAATGGGGCAGCTTATGCTCTGGCTACAAAAACTATGCAGTGAATAGGCTGAGAGGAGAGTGCCTAGTAAATTTAATCTGATGATGATGATTTAACTTTCTGTTGTAATATTACAAGAAAGCCTTAACAAAGTATGAACTGGTCATTTCTTGTTTCACTATACtaggtaaaatatttaaaatatagaggTATCTATCCATGTTTATTTTAAGTATGTTTAAACTTCAAGGTAGTGACTTAGTGTATTTCCCAACTTTCAGCACTGATTATAAGCAAGAATTCTAATTTGGATTCTTTAGCttagtttgaatattttattgataaataTAGTTCCTATTTCTTTGACATATTTATACTCTCTTTTAACATATTTTCCCCTTCTCTGCTCCAAAATTATGCCAGATGGTGAACAGTACTCAACCAATTCATTGTGTTAATAAGCATACCTTTTGAAGTTAtggaaattctgttttcttttgaggaatttaaaattaatttcttcaatTTTCTGCAGTTACATAGGTGCAGGAGAGCAGTATCTGAAATATCACAGCTTCGTAGATCTAGAGTTTGGACTTCAGGATGTAAAATCTATAATAAATACATGATTTTGAGAAATtaatatttcctataaatataaatgtttattccATATTCAGTGTTTTGATGGTCATAACAGACAAACAGAAGGTGGAAAATACAGCAAAGAATACAGAAACATATCTGTGTGAAGACAGATACATACAGCAGGAAAAAACCAACCAACTTCCAACTGGAGGTGCAGCTTCTAGTGTCCCCAAAGTCTCACTGGGACACAGAGCACTGTTGAGACAGCTGGCAGAGAGTAAGGACCCACTAGACCTGCAAGCAGAACCAAGGTGGTGGGAGGAGCTTATCCTCTTCCAGTGGTTCCTATTATTAGAGATTCTAACTCTGTGTCTCTTTGCTCAGCAAGTACGAGTCTTTAAGCACTTATATACCAAACGCTTATCTAGAATATTTacctccttcatttttctttttgggaGCTAGTACAAACAAACCCAGTATTACTGAGTGTTTACTTGAGGACA is a window encoding:
- the AMN1 gene encoding protein AMN1 homolog isoform X2 — protein: MKNISRYITDIKPLPPNIKDRLIKIMSVQGQITDSNISEILHPEVQTLDLRSCDISDTALLHLCNCRKLKKLILNSSKENRISITSKGIKAVASSCSYLHEASLKRCCNLTDEGVLALALNCRLLKIIDLGGCLGITDVSLQALGENCPFLQCVDFSSTQVSDSGVVALVSGPCAKILEEIHMGYCVNLTDEAVEAVLTCCPHICILLFHGCPLVTDHSREVLEQLVGPNKLKQVTWTVY
- the AMN1 gene encoding protein AMN1 homolog isoform X1, encoding MPSQQRVSQLLDLCLWCFMKNISRYITDIKPLPPNIKDRLIKIMSVQGQITDSNISEILHPEVQTLDLRSCDISDTALLHLCNCRKLKKLILNSSKENRISITSKGIKAVASSCSYLHEASLKRCCNLTDEGVLALALNCRLLKIIDLGGCLGITDVSLQALGENCPFLQCVDFSSTQVSDSGVVALVSGPCAKILEEIHMGYCVNLTDEAVEAVLTCCPHICILLFHGCPLVTDHSREVLEQLVGPNKLKQVTWTVY